The Butyrivibrio proteoclasticus B316 genome segment TGAAGTAATGCATTGTGATTTTAAATTGGCAGAGATTCGTGAAATATGCAAACATGCGGACTTTGATAAAACTAAGATTCTTAACGCATATGAATATATGCATAGCTACAACAGCAGCATTGATATCCCTATTGCTTTTATGAAGTCTGCAATATCAAATGAATATAGCGTAGAATCGCTTAAGAAAATAACAAAAGTACCTAAAAATGCATTTAACAGGTTTGAACAAAATACAAATGAAAATTTCGAGCTTCTTGAAAAACAGCTATTGGATAATTAGTACCTTATTAACGGAGGACTTATGAATAAGATTTATAACTGTTCGGAATGCGATTACTGCTATTCCAACGAGACTATGGGATGCAATTATCTGTGTGTGAATATGGAGTCGGAATATTTTGGAGAACTTGTTGATGGGCTTGGAATTGCAGAAGAAAATAAGGAATGCGTGGTAGTAAGAGGTAAGAATTTTGATGAGCTCATCCTGGAAGACCAGTTTTCTTAAAACTCCGGGCATTTTAGCAATTAGTAGTGAATGAGAGAGTATAATGTTTATGATCCGGTATACTTCTGAACTGGTTATTAATTTTATATCCTGCGCAATAGAAGCAGAAGAGTGCCGATTTATTATTTTGTAATGGAGTATTTTATGGCAGATACTTTTATTTTAGGAACAACAGGAAACGGAATTGGAACATTGAGCAAATTTCTGTTAAAGGGTATATTAAATGACCAGAAAACTCGTTATAAAGATGATGTGTCAATAGTTTTTGACTGTTCGGGTGTGTATGAAGATATTATTCCAGATGGCGCAACCATATTTTCCATACAGAAGGGAAAACCTGGGCTTACATGCAGCAAAGCAAGAGAAGATGGCACTTTCTTGCCGGGCGATGTTTTTTATATAAAGACGGGGTTTGAACCTAATATAAAAATTGATGAGGTACTCTCTGATATGGAGCAGGTCATCTCTAATTTTTGGGCTGATAAGTTTTCAACGGGCCATGACGGGTTTATCAGTTTAATCGTTAATGCTCCGCAGTTTTATAAAACACTTGGCAGAATAATAGCACTTCATAACTTAAGAAATAATATCTGGACATTTCAATCATCAGAGCAGCTTGAATCCATATGGAAACAGCGAGACCTTCCATGTTGTTATGACAATATTGTTGCGACGTCTATTTGTGATATGCAGACCGCTACTTTCATTGCAGAGCTTACAGGAAGAACAACTGAAAATATTTTATCTTGCTGCACAGCTGGTGAGAGAGTGCTGCTTGTAGAAAATGGACATCTGCATCTTTACAACAAAGAGGACTGTTTCTCTTATATTTTATGAGATGTGTGTCAAAGTGTTTCTGCCATTGCAAGATCACTATCTATACCATCCATAATAAATTCAAGGTATGTCCTAGCCAGGACTTCATCAAGTTCTTCCGCATCTATTAGTTCTTCATCCGTTACAATTCCGGTGTGGAGCTTCCCTTTATATCTTACATGATATTTGAGTCCGATATCTACTTCGTCATATGCGTTCGGTTCAAGGATCCATTTAAGCAAAATATTTGTTCGCTGCCTTTTGTACGTGTAGTCAAACTGCATATCAGGAAGATTTTCTACAGACAAAAGCATCTTTTTAAATGCAAGAGCATCTTCTTCATCAGTTCCCATGAGAACGTCCTGATAGGTATTTTCAATCCTTTTCTTCATTTCCTTTGACAGTTTGAACATAGACCGCCTCCTTTAATCGCTTTCTTCAGTATCTCTGTAACTTGATAAAAGAATATTTCTTCCTTCTTTTTTCTGTTTATCTGAGACTTCGGCATAAATAGTAGTTGTCGCTATTGATTTATGTCCCATGGCCTTGCTGGTTCGATAAATATCTCCGGTAGCGCTGTACAGATCTGTTGCAAATGTTGCGCGCAGTCTATGCGGAGTAAGACCATTGGGGTGGGAGGGTAATCCTGCTTGCTGGTACTTTTTTATTAGTTTTTCAACAGCACGTACGCCTATTCTTTGTTTTTTTCTTGAAATAAAAAGAGCGGTTTCATCGTCAGTAAGTTCCATCTCTTCACGTTCGGCCAGATATTCCCTAAGAATCAGATCTGTTTCATCATCTAAATATACGCGTTCAATATTACCGCCTTTTCTTACAACTCTGAGGCTGTGTTCTCGCAGATTTACATCACTTATATCAAGGCCGACAAGCTCTGAAACTCGAATCCCTGTAAATAAAAAGACCCTGGCGATTGTATAATCCCTAAGCCATTGGCGTTCATGATATGGAAGCTGCCTTTTGGTAAGACCGGTGCCATTCATAACAGCCGATAAGAACTGGCTCTTTTCGCCTTCGTATAATCTGTTTACCTCTTTTCTTTTGACCGCTGGCCTTCTTACTGCAGATACAGGATTATCTGCAAGCTTCCTTCTTTTAACATAAAAGGTAAATAAGGAAGATAGGGTGGAGAGGAAACGGTTTATAGTCCTGGGCTTTCTAAATACATCCTTATCCGGATGTTTATACCATTTCATGCATTCGTCCATGTCCTCACAGGAAAGCTGCATCATATCAACCAATGTATATTCGGGTATTGGTTTGTCTTTATATTTCTCAATACGAGAAGAAAGGAAAGTAAAAAAGTCCACAAAATCGTATGTATACTGTAAAAGCGTTGATACGCTAAGATAATCACGGCTTGATTCAATATAATCTTGGACAAATTTAGGTAGTCTTATTATTTGTGACTCAAGCTGTTCTAAAAATACAGCTTCTTGTTCATCCTTAAATGAAAAGTTCCCCATACAAACTCCTTTCTTCATTACGTATATTGTAGCACCAGAAGGGTATCCTTTGGGTGCAAAAAGTAGTTTGTTTTTTATATTATAATAAAGTAGTTCGCTAAATACAACATTTAGCGAACTACTTTCACTATATAGAAAACCCACAAAGGCATTTTTATCAAGGCATAGTCTTTTGCTGTAACTGTTTTACTTTTTTCTAAAATAAAAGCGCCCTCTTTTATCAGAGAACGCTCAAATTTTATATATGACATCAAATAAAGCTTAATCGGACACTTTGATCACGTTTAAAGAAAACACCTTATTTACAAATGCACATTCATATATATTCATTTTGTGCTTTGGATTTGCAACAAGCTCTACGATAATTCCCTGGTAATCAGGAATATTTTCAAGTAAGAAATCCTTCTTATATGTAGTAAATACTGCTTTAGCCCCAGTATGGAGCTTTCTTTGCATGAATTCCATATCTTCTTTTGCTTCAATTTCATCTATGCAAGAATACTGCAGTTCTGATTCCGAGCACATTTTCATCATGAGCATCAAAAGCGTTGATTTACCTGAAGATAGATCTCCGGTTATTACAATATTCTTGCCTTCATTTACAGCATTTTTTAATACACGTAAATACTTGCCATTCCAGACCGGCTTTTTGCCTATTTCGTCTATAGAAAGAGTTCTTAGAGCTTTTTTCTCTTCGGTTCTCTTCTTTTCTCCTGTGACAGTCTTTTTTATTGAGCCATCTGGGGCAGCTTGTTCCCTAAGATATCTTTTTATGCTTCCAGCTCCATTCTGATAATGGACTTCTGTTAACTGGCAACCCTTTTTAAGAATTTTTCCTAAGAGTTCCTGTACTAGAACTTTATTAGCACCAATACCACTAAGACCTTTTTTAAGTCCTAGCGCCATGGCAGAAACCAGATAAACCTGTGATGGTTTGTTTATGCATCCGATACATTCGGTAACACCAAGGATAGCAACCTGGTTGGCTGTATATGTTCCAGCATCTCCCGTCACCACCTTCAGGTGCCCATGGAATTCGATTCCACATTTATAATGACTGTTACCAGAGGGACTGGCTCCGGATCCAGTTGTCCATATAATGATCCCATCTTTCAGATCTTCTTTAAGCTTATTTATTGTGACTGTATTTCCATTGTAAACTCTTGTTTGAAAGTTAATATCTTCTGCCTGAATTTCCGACATAGCAAACCTCCTGTATTTGGTCTTTTCCAGCTGTTAGCGCATACATACCATCTTAAATATTTTTAATAAGAAACTTGGAGCAGCGGGAGCATTATAAAATTTTGGCTCAATTACGCTATATTCTCTGCTGTTATCTAGGGGAATATTGATCCCGCATTTTATATTTGAATCGTATTTATCCAGCCATTTTGACAGTATCTCGGAGTTCTTGCAATATCCCCATGAATCAGGATTATGTTGGATACTAACAATAAGAGCGAGCGCGTCTGCAGGCTCTCCATCTATAAGGATATCCTCATCCTCGCTGCTTATAATATAATCAAGCTGCTTACAGGTGCCAAGATATGTGCATTTTAATACAGCTTCTTCAAAAGACCAGGCCATGTTCTTCTCTATAAGAAGCTGCGAAATATCCTCATGGGATAATTCAAGGTTATCGTGTAAAAGAAGCATAGCATCTCTTACGCTTGATTCAGTGATGCAGGCGTTCATCTTGTTACCTCCGGCTGAAGAGTGTCCCTCTGTAATTGCATTTTTGGCTGCATGTGCTTTGCGATAATAATATTGGATATGATCATGGTTTCAGCACACAATATGAAAAGCCATCGGTACTGATATAATCCGATGAAAAGTGTTGTCATAACTGCATCTACCCCTGTCGCAGAATAGTGTGCAAACTGTACTCCGCCAATACCGGTATAGAAAGAAACCAGAAAAAGCACTGCAAAAGGGAGCATAGTAAATACTCTCACTCCCTTAAGCATTTTTATTGCATTGTCTGGATTTTTAATATAATGAACGAACCTCATAATCATCTTCCTCGTCTCTATCATAAGACACTTCGTCATATGGCTTATTTCCCTGTTCAACCTTTACTTCGCACGTATGCTCCTCTGTTTTCTCCTCGTAAGTGTGGCGGTCGATATCTGTGGTCACCCCTTTTTCGAGTGCCTCTGTGGTTTCTCCTTCAAGAGCATATCTGTCAAGAACATCCGGGACATCCTTTAACTGGAATGTCTCCCTGGTTTCAGAATCCATTATCATAAGCTCACCACCCAGCTCAGTAACTTCATATGGGCCGATATTGACAGCCTTTCGCTCGCTCTCGCGGACTGCATTGAGAAGCTTTTGCATCATCCATTCTTCATTGTAGTCATAAGCGACATCTGCGATATCTTCATAATGTGCTTTCTCAAAAAGGCTTTCTCTAAACTCATCCTTATCAAGTGGTTCGAGCCTGCCATCTTTTTTGATAAGCCACTGAAGTGGATTTTCTCCATCAGGATCTCTTGTGAGTTCAACACTGCCAATCTGAAGCTGAGTTAAAACCGGATGAGCCATAAAATCATGAACTCCATTGATTTTTTCTTCTATCTTCTCAGGTGTGGCTGTATGGAATACAAACTGTTTTGTGTAGTCCTGCTCTGAAATCTCTTTGAGTTCCTTGAGTACTGGATTATCAATAAGACTCTT includes the following:
- a CDS encoding tyrosine-type recombinase/integrase yields the protein MGFLYSESSSLNVVFSELLYYNIKNKLLFAPKGYPSGATIYVMKKGVCMGNFSFKDEQEAVFLEQLESQIIRLPKFVQDYIESSRDYLSVSTLLQYTYDFVDFFTFLSSRIEKYKDKPIPEYTLVDMMQLSCEDMDECMKWYKHPDKDVFRKPRTINRFLSTLSSLFTFYVKRRKLADNPVSAVRRPAVKRKEVNRLYEGEKSQFLSAVMNGTGLTKRQLPYHERQWLRDYTIARVFLFTGIRVSELVGLDISDVNLREHSLRVVRKGGNIERVYLDDETDLILREYLAEREEMELTDDETALFISRKKQRIGVRAVEKLIKKYQQAGLPSHPNGLTPHRLRATFATDLYSATGDIYRTSKAMGHKSIATTTIYAEVSDKQKKEGRNILLSSYRDTEESD
- a CDS encoding P-loop NTPase family protein — protein: MSEIQAEDINFQTRVYNGNTVTINKLKEDLKDGIIIWTTGSGASPSGNSHYKCGIEFHGHLKVVTGDAGTYTANQVAILGVTECIGCINKPSQVYLVSAMALGLKKGLSGIGANKVLVQELLGKILKKGCQLTEVHYQNGAGSIKRYLREQAAPDGSIKKTVTGEKKRTEEKKALRTLSIDEIGKKPVWNGKYLRVLKNAVNEGKNIVITGDLSSGKSTLLMLMMKMCSESELQYSCIDEIEAKEDMEFMQRKLHTGAKAVFTTYKKDFLLENIPDYQGIIVELVANPKHKMNIYECAFVNKVFSLNVIKVSD